AAACCCAGATTTAATGTCGCCAAACAGCGTTCTCAACAGCGTTATTACTAACAACACAATCAATAACTCTGGTGGTGATGGTATTCTCTTTTTGCACAATAGCGATGTCGCAATGACCATGACCGTTGATAACAACGTGATTGATACGGCGGGAACGGCTGGCAATGGCATTACTCAAACTCCGGGCCCTCCAGCGATTGATATTGGTACAGGGGGTTTTGGAGTTGGTGTGATTACCCTCGGTGATGGTGATTTAGATTTAGCGATTACGAATAATCAAATCAGTAATACCCAAGACGCAAAAATTGGCATTGCGGCAAACCCTGCTTTCCTTTACCTAGACTCCACAACGACAGGGACTTTTTTGGGAGGTGCGGGTAATACACTGTTGGGTGCTGGTGATAATCCAGCCATCACAGTCTTTGTGCAAGGGGTGAATGCGGGAACTTCTCGCATTGATGCTGATATTTCTGGTAACAGTCTGACGTTAGGTGGCGCGGGTATTGGCGATCTTTCTGCGCTGACTGGAATAAATATGGTTGGCTACACATTATCGGATTACAACAATGGCAGCTTTACGGCGATCGCCGGCAATAACGGCACGGTTTGTTTAAACCTTGAAAACAATACAGCTAATGCAGTCGGTGGTTCTGCCTATCAATTTGTCAGAAACAATAGTCCTCAATTTACTGGCGTGGGATTCCCTCCTTTCGCCGCCGCCGGAAATCCTCAACTGATTATTGGAACGAATACTGGCAATACGGGTTCGCAGGTTGCAACTAATTTACCGACTACTGCTGGAACTTGTAATTAGAACTTCAGCGTAATTTTGTAGCGATCGCCTTTTATTTTTCTGTTTGTGAGCAATTAGGCGATCGCCACCAATCACACCGTAACAACTGCCTCACACCGGAGTAATTAACAATATTGGCTGAGAGCGACATCATTATTGAAAAAAAAATCTGGTAGGCAATAGCCAACCGAAGGACAAGGGAACATTGAAGTCCCCATACTCAGTCCTGATAAAAATGCCACAATTAGATTTCCGGAAAAGCTGATGCTAGGGTATTTTTTTTACGGTATGCGACCCTGATATCGAGTTATCGAGGTTTGTGGAGAAGGCAAGGGCGATCGCCACAGGCAACGTAGCCATGTAATATTTGAGCTAGCTGACCTGATGTCAGTCAATAGCGAACAGTACAATATTGATTGTTTGTATTTTAAACATCCATCCTTAAACCAATTGTTTTAAAAGAAAGCGTATTTTTTGTATGGCTAAATCTCCATCTCCTCGCAGAAAAAAAGACTGGTCACCTTGGTTGGATAGTCTGGCATTATTGCTCTGGGGCAGTTTATTGCTCAAATACGCGATTACGGGACAGTTGGCTCTTTTGATCCACCCGAATTATTTTGGCTTGTGTGCGGCAGCTGGTGTTTTGTTGGTTGTCCTCGGTCTGGGTAAGATCTGGCAAACGGTTAATCCTAGCCTGAATGCTGGGGAGTCGGTGCAACATATTCCGCTACTTCCGCAAAATTTTGGGAGTAGTTTGATGATTATTGTGGCGATCGCCGGATTTATTATTCCCCCGTCAGTTTTAGCGAGTGAAACAGCGATTCAGCGGGGTCTAACGGAAGAATTGCCCTTAACGCGCAGTCAACCGGAAAGTTTTCGCACAGGTACAAATCCAGAAGAACGCACATTATTAGATTGGATCAGAACGCTCAATGCTTATCCTGAGCCGGATGCCTACACTGGTGACCCGGTGAAAGTGAGTGGTTTTGTCACGTCTCTACCCCAGCTCCCTGAAAATTATGTGATGGTGTCGCGGTTCGTGCTAACTTGCTGTGCGGTGGATGCCTATCCTGTTGGTTTGCCGGTGAAATTTGAGGGGAAGCCAGAATTTGAGGACGACCAGTGGATCGAGGTGGAAGGGGAAATGATCACTGAGGATTTTGATTTTGGTGATGAAGAAGCGGGTATTCCCCAGCGGCAACTCGTGATTGTGGCGAGTACGGCGAAAGAAATTCCGACTCCTCGAAATCCCTACGACTACTAAATGTTTGCGCGACGGCAAAAATGGGGCGATCGCCTCGTTATTTTTTTGGCTATTGCCCTAGGCTTTACTGGCTTAGTTGCTAGTTTTCTTGTTCGATTTCGCATAACAGATCCCCGGCCACAAGCTTTACCCCAAGACGAATTTATTCAGGTTTATTTCAATCACCTCGAAGCGAAAGGGGTTGATTATATCGAGCCATATCGGGAGATTGAGCGGGCGGGGGATAATCTCGAAGGGATTTTAATCAGGGAAATTGAGGCGGCCACCCAAAGTATTGATATCGCGATTCAGGAACTAAATTTACCAAAAGTGGCGGCGGCGATCGCCACCCAACAGACTAATGGCATTAATGTGCGGGTGATGGTCGAGAATCATTACCGTCGTCCGTGGATTGAGATTGACCAAACAGAATTATTTGAATTTGAAGATCGCGAACAAGGCAAATATCAGGAATTTGTGGCGCTAGCGGATGAAGACCAAGATGGTTTTCTGAGCGATGCTGAAAAGGAAAAACACGGGGCGATCGCCATCCTCGAAAATGCAGATGTCCCAATCCTCGACGATACAGCAGATGGGTCAAAGGGTAGCGGTCTAATGCACCACAAATTTATGGTGGTCGATGGTCGCAAAGTAGTAACAGGTTCAGCGAACTGGACACTCAGCGGCATTCACGGCGATTTTGCTAACCCTGAAACTAGGGGCAATATTAATCATTTAGTTGTAATCGAAGATTCGGCGATCGCCGCCGCCTTTACCGAAGAATTTGAAGAAATGTGGACAGGCCGAAAATTTGGAGTCCAGAAATTGCAAGAGCCACCCAAAACTTTTAGCGTTGGCAACAGTCAAGTCACCTTACAATTTTCGCCATTTTCCAGCTCGCAACCCTGGGAAAGCACCACCAACGGCTTTATCGGACAAACACTATCCCAAGCCAACCAATCTATCAAACTTGCCCTATTCGTTTTTTCAGAGCAAAAAATTGCCAACATGCTCGAAACAGAATCAAGTCAAGGCACAAAAATTCAAACCCTGATCGACCCCAGCTTTGCCTTCCGGGACTATAGCGATGGCTTAGATATGCTCGGCGTAAACCTCAAAGAAAAATGCGATCCCTTTAATCGACCATGGCAAACTCCCATTACCTCCGTCGGCACACCCAAACTTGCCCATGGCGATAAGCTGCACCACAAATTTGCGGTCATTGATAATCGCACCGTAATCACGGGTTCCCACAACTGGTCAGCCTCCGCGAACA
This region of [Limnothrix rosea] IAM M-220 genomic DNA includes:
- a CDS encoding TIGR03943 family putative permease subunit encodes the protein MAKSPSPRRKKDWSPWLDSLALLLWGSLLLKYAITGQLALLIHPNYFGLCAAAGVLLVVLGLGKIWQTVNPSLNAGESVQHIPLLPQNFGSSLMIIVAIAGFIIPPSVLASETAIQRGLTEELPLTRSQPESFRTGTNPEERTLLDWIRTLNAYPEPDAYTGDPVKVSGFVTSLPQLPENYVMVSRFVLTCCAVDAYPVGLPVKFEGKPEFEDDQWIEVEGEMITEDFDFGDEEAGIPQRQLVIVASTAKEIPTPRNPYDY
- a CDS encoding phospholipase D-like domain-containing protein; amino-acid sequence: MFARRQKWGDRLVIFLAIALGFTGLVASFLVRFRITDPRPQALPQDEFIQVYFNHLEAKGVDYIEPYREIERAGDNLEGILIREIEAATQSIDIAIQELNLPKVAAAIATQQTNGINVRVMVENHYRRPWIEIDQTELFEFEDREQGKYQEFVALADEDQDGFLSDAEKEKHGAIAILENADVPILDDTADGSKGSGLMHHKFMVVDGRKVVTGSANWTLSGIHGDFANPETRGNINHLVVIEDSAIAAAFTEEFEEMWTGRKFGVQKLQEPPKTFSVGNSQVTLQFSPFSSSQPWESTTNGFIGQTLSQANQSIKLALFVFSEQKIANMLETESSQGTKIQTLIDPSFAFRDYSDGLDMLGVNLKEKCDPFNRPWQTPITSVGTPKLAHGDKLHHKFAVIDNRTVITGSHNWSASANNQNDESLLVIQNPIIAAHFEREFERLYTDAFLGVPPFIAERQKPTPANCVAASPDGIVNLNTASTIELETLPGIGESLAQRIIEGRPYKNLEDLDRVSGIGEKKIKNLENKVTW